In a single window of the Amycolatopsis sp. cg5 genome:
- a CDS encoding DUF3558 domain-containing protein has product MLPRYRLASLTSIVLGAVLLVAGCGAGLGKENFARTTIPAASGDGVSTGEITDKAVSADALRAIDTCKLIDKTALADLGTASEPRMSDPSDCRNDVKDVGGKKIDISIELGTAILQASNPQGVVAGLPQVLRPGKDGAPECALGAVTSKQLGIGISVNVTYQGGDACKTATALMEKVVKRLRDANPPKYTVAKGSLLTADPCASVDDAVIKELAPAGNKVVVDLHHCTWSGSGQRLTVEYDSDGMAPSEGKGYVKADIPGVTAFQKPETGSAKCTVKWTQLPLEGDRVELVAVGFQNDHGKDPITDGSCAKAVKAAKTVVPKLPKP; this is encoded by the coding sequence GTGCTACCTCGATACCGTCTCGCGTCCTTGACCAGCATCGTGCTCGGCGCCGTCCTGCTCGTGGCCGGCTGCGGCGCGGGCCTCGGCAAGGAGAACTTCGCGCGCACCACGATCCCCGCCGCGAGCGGGGATGGTGTGTCGACCGGCGAGATCACCGACAAGGCGGTGTCCGCCGACGCGCTGCGCGCGATCGACACGTGCAAGCTGATCGACAAGACGGCGCTCGCGGACCTGGGCACGGCGTCCGAGCCGAGGATGTCCGACCCTTCGGACTGCCGGAACGACGTCAAGGACGTCGGCGGCAAGAAGATCGACATCTCGATCGAGCTGGGCACGGCCATTCTCCAGGCGTCCAACCCCCAGGGCGTCGTCGCGGGGCTTCCGCAAGTGCTCAGGCCGGGTAAGGACGGCGCTCCGGAGTGCGCGCTCGGCGCGGTGACGTCCAAGCAGCTCGGGATCGGCATCTCGGTCAACGTCACCTACCAGGGCGGCGACGCGTGCAAGACCGCGACCGCGCTGATGGAGAAGGTGGTCAAGCGCCTGCGTGACGCGAACCCGCCCAAGTACACCGTGGCGAAGGGCTCACTGCTCACGGCGGACCCGTGCGCGAGCGTGGACGACGCGGTGATCAAGGAGCTCGCGCCCGCCGGCAACAAGGTGGTCGTCGACCTGCACCACTGCACCTGGAGCGGGAGCGGTCAGCGGCTGACGGTCGAGTACGACAGCGACGGCATGGCGCCCTCCGAGGGCAAGGGCTACGTCAAGGCCGACATCCCCGGGGTGACCGCGTTCCAGAAGCCCGAGACCGGCTCGGCGAAGTGCACCGTCAAGTGGACGCAGCTCCCGCTCGAAGGTGATCGGGTCGAGCTCGTCGCGGTGGGCTTCCAGAACGACCACGGCAAGGATCCGATCACGGACGGCTCCTGTGCCAAGGCGGTCAAGGCCGCGAAGACCGTCGTGCCGAAACTGCCGAAGCCGTAA
- the dhaK gene encoding dihydroxyacetone kinase subunit DhaK, producing the protein MKKIINDPADVVAESLRGLALAHGDVLRVQKDPALVVRADAPVEGKVAVISGGGSGHEPLHGGFVGTGMLHAAVPGAVFTSPTPDAVEAAVAATAGPAGALLIVKNYTGDVLNFETAAELAEAEGTPVRSVVIDDDVAVKDSTYTAGRRGVGGTVLLEKITGAAAERGDSLDDVEALARKVIGQVRSIGVALTAPTVPHAGTPSFELADDEIEFGIGIHGEPGRERIPLEPADALVARLVTAVVEDLPFASGDEVLLFTNSMGGTPLVELYLAHGIAEKLLAERGITVTRRLVGPYITSLEMQGISLTLLKLDDDLTVLWDAPVNTPALRWGI; encoded by the coding sequence GTGAAGAAGATCATCAACGATCCGGCGGACGTGGTCGCGGAGTCACTGCGCGGGCTCGCGCTCGCCCACGGCGACGTGCTCCGCGTCCAGAAGGATCCGGCGCTGGTCGTCCGCGCTGACGCGCCGGTCGAGGGCAAGGTCGCGGTCATCTCCGGTGGCGGCTCCGGCCATGAGCCGCTGCACGGCGGTTTCGTCGGCACCGGGATGCTGCACGCCGCGGTGCCCGGCGCGGTGTTCACCTCGCCGACGCCGGACGCGGTCGAAGCCGCCGTCGCGGCCACCGCCGGTCCGGCGGGCGCGCTGCTGATCGTCAAGAACTACACCGGTGACGTGCTGAACTTCGAGACCGCGGCCGAGCTGGCCGAGGCCGAGGGCACCCCGGTACGCAGTGTGGTGATCGACGACGACGTCGCGGTCAAGGACTCGACGTACACCGCGGGCCGCCGCGGCGTCGGCGGCACCGTGTTGCTGGAGAAGATCACCGGCGCGGCCGCCGAACGCGGCGACTCGCTCGACGACGTGGAAGCGTTGGCGCGCAAGGTGATCGGCCAGGTCCGCTCGATCGGCGTGGCGCTCACCGCACCGACTGTGCCGCACGCGGGCACGCCCAGCTTCGAGCTGGCCGACGACGAGATCGAGTTCGGCATCGGCATCCACGGCGAGCCGGGGCGCGAGCGGATACCACTCGAGCCCGCCGACGCGCTCGTCGCGCGGCTGGTCACGGCCGTCGTCGAAGACCTGCCGTTCGCCTCGGGCGACGAGGTGCTGCTGTTCACCAACTCGATGGGCGGCACGCCGCTGGTCGAGCTCTACCTCGCGCACGGCATCGCCGAAAAGCTCCTCGCGGAGCGCGGGATCACCGTCACGCGCAGACTGGTGGGACCGTACATCACCAGTCTCGAAATGCAGGGGATCAGCTTGACACTGTTGAAGCTCGACGACGACCTCACCGTGCTCTGGGACGCACCGGTCAACACGCCGGCGCTGCGCTGGGGGATCTGA